A genomic stretch from Bradyrhizobium sp. 195 includes:
- a CDS encoding SDR family NAD(P)-dependent oxidoreductase: MIDLSGKRALVAGGSRGIGAAIALALAENGADVAFTYHNSAEKAQAVAASIKATERRAVIIQADSADPVAITRAVDEAVTELGGIDILINSAAIGYYGPLTELDLGEYQKLMDVNVRAPMLFAKAVIPHLRAGGRIVTIGSGLAERVPFPGVSAYATSKAALTSFTRGLSRELGPSGITVNLVQPGSTDTDANPADGDAADFQRGMTSLGRYAEPREIANAVVFLASPAASVITGTILNADAGALA; encoded by the coding sequence ATGATCGATCTGAGTGGAAAGCGAGCCCTCGTGGCCGGTGGATCGCGGGGAATCGGTGCCGCGATCGCGCTGGCGCTCGCTGAAAACGGCGCCGACGTCGCGTTCACCTATCATAACTCCGCCGAGAAGGCCCAGGCAGTAGCTGCGTCGATCAAGGCGACCGAACGTCGTGCCGTCATCATCCAGGCCGACAGCGCCGATCCCGTGGCGATCACGCGCGCCGTCGACGAGGCCGTGACCGAGCTTGGCGGCATCGACATCCTCATCAACAGCGCGGCAATCGGCTATTATGGGCCGCTCACGGAGCTGGACCTCGGCGAGTACCAGAAGCTGATGGACGTGAACGTGCGCGCGCCGATGCTGTTCGCCAAGGCTGTCATCCCGCACCTTCGCGCAGGGGGCCGCATCGTCACCATCGGCTCCGGTCTCGCCGAGCGCGTTCCTTTTCCGGGTGTGTCGGCCTACGCCACCTCGAAGGCGGCGCTGACCTCGTTCACCCGCGGCCTGTCGCGCGAGCTCGGGCCGAGCGGCATCACTGTCAACCTGGTGCAGCCCGGCTCGACCGACACCGATGCGAACCCCGCGGACGGCGACGCGGCCGACTTCCAGCGGGGCATGACGTCGCTCGGACGCTACGCTGAGCCGCGCGAGATCGCCAATGCGGTCGTTTTCCTTGCGAGCCCGGCCGCGAGCGTGATCACCGGCACGATCCTCAACGCCGATGCGGGCGCGCTCGCCTAG